One Epinephelus moara isolate mb chromosome 20, YSFRI_EMoa_1.0, whole genome shotgun sequence genomic window carries:
- the c20h11orf96 gene encoding uncharacterized protein C11orf96 homolog — MAAVRQMVMEASGFHVLPAHLMASAMEEFPQQLPVPKCPARGKSRSRRPREARFKTQPVTFAEIAEVEEEGSSPLEEERARRSFLQSLENLRRSTQTLHCPPAAHHSCTPTPTQASLDSSDSDSTQ, encoded by the coding sequence ATGGCTGCTGTGCGTCAGATGGTTATGGAGGCCTCTGGCTTCCACGTCCTGCCAGCCCACCTTATGGCCTCAGCCATGGAGGAGTTCCCCCAGCAGCTGCCTGTCCCCAAGTGCCCAGCAAGAGGCAAGAGCCGCTCCCGCCGACCTCGTGAGGCTCGCTTCAAAACACAGCCTGTCACATTTGCTGAAATCGCAGAAGTAGAAGAGGAGGGTTCCTCGccactggaggaggagagggcacGCCGCTCCTTCCTGCAGTCCCTGGAGAACCTGCGGAGGAGCACACAGACCCTCCACTGTCCACCGGCTGCCCATCACAGCTGCAcccccacacccacacaggccAGTCTGGACTCAAGTGACTCCGACTCCACTCAGTGA